The genome window GGTCTTTGGAGGATGTGTAAAGGTTCATTCGTTCCAGAATGTTGAGTTCTCCATCCATGATATAACTGCTGAACTGTCCCCGGTCCATATCGCTATTGGAGAGAATGACTGTACCCAGTTTGGTTTTCATTTGAGCCTCTTCGGCCGGTAGGTCATTGAGTTCCAGAGCCTTCTGATAGAGGGCTTCTGTGACAACTCTTGTTCCTGAGCTATAACCCAGTATGTGAATCCGGTGAATCTCATCCTGTTCGGCCAGAAAATCCAAGAAAAGACGAAAACTCCGGGAGGACATGGAGGCTGTGTCCATATCCTTTCTATAGGCTGTGGGTTTTGGTGTGGCTGGCCAGCCATAAGAAATAAATGAACCTCTATACCCCAGGTAATGCCAGAGCTGAGCCGTGACAAGAAGAGGGTTTTCGAAATTCACATTGTAGCCGTGTACAAAAATAAAGACATCTTTAATATCTGTTTGCCTGAGCTGGGATTTTAATTCAATCAAAAATCGCTCTTTGGGTAATTCTAGGTAATCCTGAGGAAGATCATTTGATGAAAAGAGGGTGAGAGATGTGTCTAAAATACCATATTCTTCGACGTCGAGGACTTCCAGCAGAGGTTTTCTAGGAAGGTTTCGGCTGGCTTCTATCATGGCCATGTCGTCCCAGGTCTTGTCTATGTCTGCCACACCAATGCCTGCTACACCAAGCCGAACTGATTCGGATCTGGTACTCAGATAATGAGGTTCCCAACTGTCAGAATCGGCGGGTACCCTGTTTGTTGCGTAAAGAATAGGCAGCCTTTTTCTGTCTTGTATTACGGCTCCGTGAATAAAGGGGTTGTATTTCTCATCATTCATAACTGCCGGTGGAGACATCTTTTTTATTTGGTTAGGCTTGATAGACCGGCAGGACAGAGTGACCAATAGAAGAATGAAAACCGTAACAAAACACCTTAAAGGTTTCATATAAGATGATAGTAGGACAGAAAGCGGTATAAAGAAAACCCCATTTATGGTATAGATTGTGAAATCATCAAAATGCTGGTAAAGTAGGCGAAATACCGGCTTTAAAATTAAGAGGAGTTCACCCATCATGGCTGTTTCAAAAAAAATCCAGGAGATGCAGGCATCTTCTTCGTTTATCAGAAAAATGTTTGAAACAGGTGCCGCTCTCAAGTCAGAATTCGGTGCCGAGAATGTGTACGATTTTTCAATTGGAAATCCCAGCGCTCTTCCTCCTGCAGAGTTTACAAATATACTGCTTGAAGAAGCAGCCAGGGAGAATATGCATGGCTATATGCCTAATGCCGGATATCCGGAAGTCCGGTCTCAAGTAGCCGCATATTTAACAGATGAGCAAAATGTTAAATTTCGTCCTGAAAATATTCTGATGACAAGCGGAGCCGGCGGTGCACTCAATGTTGCCCTCAAGACAATCCTGAATCCTGGCGACAAGGTTCTGGCCAGCAAACCCTGCTTTATGGAGTACCAGTTTTATTGTGATAATCATGGAGGAGGCCTGGAACTGGTAGACTGCCTTCCCGGTTTTGATCTGAACATTGAGGCTTTTGAATCTGTTATTGATGAAAAAACAGCCGCGGTAATTGTCAATTCTCCGAATAATCCTTCCGGTAAGGTTTATAGTGAGAAAAAACTCAAAGAACTGGCCGAATTGCTGGAAAGAAAATCTGTAGAAATGGGGCGGAGAATCTACATCCTCTGTGATGAGCCTTATAGGAAGATCATTTATGGACAGGTGGAAGTGCCTTCCATTCCTGAGCTTTATCCTCATACCATGATCTGTACATCCTATTCCAAAGACCTTTCCATTCCTGGAGAAAGGATCGGATTTCTGGCCATAGCCCCCGGCCTTGAAGACCGTGATCATATTACGAGCGGAGCGGTACTCTGCAATCGCATTTTAGGATATGTCAATGCCTCCTCCCTTATGCAGAGAGTCGTGGGGCGCCTTCAAGGGATGGCTGTTGATGTAGCTCAGTATCAGAAAAAGCGTGATCTTCTTGGTCAAATCCTGACCGACTGTGGGTTTGACCTTGAATTGCCTGAAGGTACATTCTACCTTTTTCCACGGGCTCCCCTTGGTGATGATATGATGGTTGTGAACTATCTTCAGGAACAGAATATTCTGGCAGTTCCCGGCCGGGGTTTTGGAATGCCTGGATATTTCAGACTCTCATATTGTGTGAATGATGATATGATCCTCCGGTCCGAAAAGGCTTTTAAAAGAGCAGCCCAAAACATATTTGGCTAAAAATCATTGTGAAAAATGAAAATAAATAATGCTAACCACAAAGTCCCCCGGATTCTGTGGTTTTTTTTATAAAATTTTGATATTATCAGATCCATTTTTATTGGGCTTGTTTTGGATCAATGTAGTCCTTCTTTTCCTGCACTAATCAGGTCAAATGAAAATCCATTGTCACTTTTGTTTTGTACAATAGGCTATAGTTTATATAATTAGAGAAAGTAGGCCACTACTGAAAAAGGAAATTCCGGTTAAATATGAATGATCAGATTGAATTATCTATGAGGGATAAAGATGTAAGAAAGAGGTTCTTCTGGTATTTAAGTGCTTTTATTTTGATTACATTCCTCATTATCTCTGCTCTACTCCTGGGAAGACGGAACCAACTCTTGAGAGATTACAAAGTCCACTCGGAGACTCAGGTAGACCATTTGGGTGGATTAATTGAGAGCCATTTTCAATCTATCAAATCAGATATCCTCTTTCTTCCTGTGCTGAATGAAATATTGAGATTTAAAAGTATTCCAAACGAGGAAGACAAGCATTTTATTGAAAAAGAGTTTCTTGAATTTGTCAGAAGTAAAAAGATATATGATCAAATTCGCTATTTGGATACGGAAGGTAATGAACTTTTGAGGATCAATTTTAACAATGGATTTCCCGAAATTGTTCCAAGGGAAGAACTTCAAAATAAGAGTAACCGCTATTATTTTAAAGAGTCAGTAAAGTTAAAAGAGGGACATGTTTATGTGTCTCCCATAGATCTGAATAAGGAGAAAGGGGCCGTTGAGGTTCCTCTTAAACCTATGATCCGTTTTGGAACACCCCTTTATGATCAGAAGATACACCTCAAAGGGGTGTTGATTCTAAACTATCTGGCAAATGTTTTCATTGAAGATCTTATCGTCTCATCTCGAAATGAAGCTGGGACTTTCGGTCTCATCAATGAGGAGGGGTTCTGGTTATACAATGATAATCCAGCAGAAGAATGGCAATTCATGTACCCCGAAAGTAACCCATCGGGCCTAATGGTCAGTTCTCCTGAATTATGGGAAAAAATAGTGTCTAACGATAGAACCCACTCCTTTATCCATGAGAATTCATTGTATACCTCCTTGAATATTCAGCCCCTCAGTCAGGTTCCCACAATTGTGAATGAGCAGCATTGGTATTTGGTCAATAGAGTCAGTTTTGATGAAATGAATACTTCCTGGCGAGATTTCCTTATTGTCCTTTTTCTCTTGACCTTCATCCTGACTCTTATGGCTAGTTTTCCATTCTTATTGGCAGCTAAAACGGTGGTTCAGAGAAATATTTTCAAAGAAGCTCTGGAGCGCGCTGCACTGTTTGACACCCTGACGGGATTGCCGAATAGAGACTTCTTGAAAATCGCCGCACTACAGCTTATAAAAGATCTGGATCGTTATAATCAGACTTTTGCCCTTTTGTTTATTGACCTTGACGGATTCAAAAATGTCAATGACACCTATGGTCATGAAGGGGGAGATCTTGTATTGAAAGACGTAGCCGGAAAGTTGAAAAACTGTGTAAGAGACAGTGATACCGTTGCCAGAATCGGCGGAGATGAATTTGTTGTGCTTCTTCATAGAGTCGAAGGAGAGGAAGACTGTAAAATGGTCGCCAGGAATATTCTTGATTCTTTAAATCAAGCACTTATCCTCCCGCAGGGGGAAGCCAAGGTTGGGTCTAGCATAGGCATCGCCCTGGCCTTACCGGGTACAACTACAGATCTTGAAAGCCTCATTGCCCGGGCTGATAAGGCCATGTATAAGGTGAAAGATGAAGGAAAAGGGGATTTCAAAATAGGTTGATTATTCTAGAATCCTCATGCTGGTAGGGAGCCTAATAATTTTTGTATCGGCCCTTGATCCATTGATTCTTTGAATGAGAAGTTTTGCAGCTTCCCGTCCTATCCTTTCCATGGGCTGGGCGACGATGATGCTGGCATAGGGGAAAAATGCAGCCAGGGGTAGGTCGTCAAAGGAGAGGATGTGAAGGCCTTTGTGGTCGGACTGCAACAGGTACCGAGCGGCACCAAGATGCATGAAGTAATTCGAAATAAAGACATGATCTGGAGGGGTTTCTCTTTCCATCAGAGTTTTCATCAATTGGTATCCGCTATCCTCATGATAGTCGCCAAAAAGAATGATCTCCGGCTCTGATTTTCTATGATTATCTTGTAAAGCCTTCTTATACCCCCCATACCGCTCTTTGGCAGATGTCAGGGTTCTTTTACCCCCTATAAACCCTATATGGGTGGCTCCATTTTTCAAAGAGTACTGAACGGCGTCATAGCTTCCCTGAAAGTTATCGGATAAGACGGCATCCGACTCAAAGCCTTCCACAAGGCGGTCTACCAAGACCACAGGCGTTCCTTTCATGATATTGAAGTGCTCACCCTTATTGCTGCCTGGAATTATAATCACACCCTCCGTATTCTTTTCTTTTAGGAGCTGAAGTCTTTCTGCTTCTTCTTTTCTGTTTTCTCTGGAACTGCACAAAACGACTGAGTATCCTATCTGTTTGAGTGTGTCTTCGATACCAGTGACAATGCTCATAAAAAAGTCATTTTTAAACTCAGGGGCTATGATTCCAATGGTATGGGTCCGCTTTGTTTTCAGGCTCCGGGCAACCTGGTTCATTCTATAACCCAGAAGAGAGACTGCCTTTTGAACTCTTTCGGCAGTGTCTGGACGGACCTTGGGATCTCCGTTGAGAACCCGGGAAACAGTGGCTGTGGAAACACCAGCCTTGGCGGCAACATCCCTAACTGTGATAGAAGGTTGTTCTTTAGTCATCGGTATGATCTATCTCCCATTTTTGTAGGTTTAAAAAATATTAAAAAAAACTTGCCATTTCTGAAGGCCTATGTAAGAATGTAATCGATTACATAATGGTTTGTAAAGCTGTTTTTCAGGAAGATTCGTTTCCCCTCATACAGGCGAAGGGATTCCTGCAACACGGCTCATGGATAAGACTGGATTTCTTGTATTGAATGAACCGGTCGTTGTGACTGAAAAATCCCTTTAGGGAGAAGGAGTAAGAAGAATGAATATTAAGATGAATGAGCCCGTAAATAGACTCAGAGGCTCCATGCCTAAGGTTGGTATCCGTCCAGTAATTGACGGAAGAGAAAAAGGTGTCCGAGAATCTCTTGAAGTTCAGACAATGAACATGGCTAAGGCCGCTGCAAAACTGATCGAAGAAAATCTGCGCCATTCCAATGGCCTTCCTGTAGAGTGCGTCATTGCCGATTCTACTATTGGAGGTGTTGCCGAGGCTGCGGATTGTGCCGACAAATTCGCCCGTGCCGGAGTAGGTGTTTCTTTAACAGTGACTCCCTGTTGGTGCTATGGTACTGAGGTCATGGACACAGATCCTCTTATTCCAAAGGCTGTTTGGGGTTTTAATGGAACAGAAAGACCCGGTGCTGTTTATCTTGCTGCGGCATTGGCTGGTTACACTCAGAAAGGTCTTCCTGCTTTTGGTATTTATGGACGCGATGTTCAGGATTCTGATGATACGAGCATTCCTGCCGATGTTAAAGAAAAAGTACTCCGATTTACCAAAGCTGCTTTGGCTGTAGCGACAATGAGAGGTAAATCCTACCTCTCTCTCGGTGGTATGTCCATGGGAATCGCCGGTTCTCTTGTGAATCAGGACTTTCTACTGGATTATCTCGGAATGAGAACCGAAGTCGTTGATATGAGTGAAATCGCTCGTAGGGTGGAAGAAGGAATTTTTGATCCTGAAGAGTTCAAAATTGCTTTGAAATGGGTTAAAGAAAACTGCCGTGAGCAGGAAGATACTGTAAATGCCCCCGAATACCGGCGAAGTGCAGAACAGCGTGAAGCCGATTGGGAGTATGTTGTAAAAATGGTTCTCATCGGAAGAGATTTGATGATTGGAAACCCAAAACTGAAAGAACTGGGATATGGAGAAGAGTCACTGGGTCATAATGCTATTTGTGGTGGATTTCAGGGACAGCGTTCCTGGACGGATCATTACCCCAATGGAGATTTTCTAGAAACCATCCTCAATACCTCCTTTGACTGGAATGGTATTAGGGAAGCCTTTGTATTTGCCACTGAAAATGATTATCTCAACGGCATTACCATGCTCTTTGGCCATCTTTTGACTAATACGGCTCAGATCTTTAGCGATGTTAGAACTTTCTGGAGTCCCGAAGCGATCGAGCGTGTTACCTCCTGGAAACCCGAGGGATTAGCTAAAGACGGATTTATTCATCTTATCAATTCAGGATCTACCACCCTGGATGGAGCGGGTCAGATGAATGGTTCCGATGGTAAACCTGCAATGAAACCTTTCTGGGAAATATCTGAAAATGATGTTGAAAATACCATGAAAGCAACCGAATTCTGTGTTGGTGATGGTGGATATTTTAGAGGTGGCGGTTATTCTACTGACTTCCTCACCAAGGGTGGCATGCCTTGTACCATGTCTCGATTAAATTATGTAAAAGGACAGGGACCTGTTCTGCAGCTGGCAGAAGGATGGACTGTTGATGTTCCTAAAGAGGTTCATGAAAAACTGGATGTTAGAACAAACCCAACATGGCCTACTACCTGGTTTGTACCCAGAGTTTCAGGTAAAGGATCTTTTAAAGATGTTTATACTGTGATGGCTAAGTGGGGAGCCAATCATGGAGCCATCAGCTACGGACATATCGGTCAGGATCTCATCACTCTTTGCTCCATGCTGCGGATTCCTGTCTGCATGCATAACGTAGAAGATGAGGGATTTAGACCCAGCGCCTGGGCTTCTTTTGGAATGGATGAAGAAGGGTCTGATTACAGAGCCTGTTCCAATTTTGGTCCTATATACGGCTGATACAACCAAGCTTTGAATGTTTGATGAAGACTGTTTTACCTGAACACGGGTAGAACAGTCTTTTTTTCAGGATTGACAATATGCTGTTCTTAATAGCATATTTATCGAATGGATCAGGAAATACTGACCTCAATTGATACTCGCATAGATGATGCCTATCTGCTGACTTATAAATCACTTGCAGAAGCCGAAAAGTTGGTAGAGATCTGCTTGGATGATTCTGAGCAAAATGAGTATTTCGCGGGAACCATTAATGCAAAAATCCTCCTGACTCTCATCTCTGTTCAAAAGGGTGAAAGCGATCTTGTTCGGGATAAACTGTCCAGGATCGAAGAAGAACTAAAGAGCTTTTCCTCCGATGATTCCCAGATGAGATTGGCTCATGTCCGGGGTCTATACTTTCTAAAGGACGGAGTATACAGGGATTCTTTTGACTCCTTTGTGAAGGCCGGGAACCTGGCAGCACGATTGGGTAATCAGCTTTTTCAGGCTCTCAGTGCCAATGGTAAGGGATTCATAAAGCTGGGGCAGCGCGAATTCCAAGATTCTCACCATTACTTTAATGCTGCAAAAACCTTTCAGCTGGATCTCCCTCCTTCCATTTTTAATTCAGTTTTATCTGTTAATCTAGCCTGTTCTCTCAATGGTTTGAACAGGGATGATGAGGCCTTCCTCCTTCTTGAAGCTGCTTTGAAATATGCGCAAGAGGAACATGCAGAGATCCTTGAGTGCTCAATTCTGGATGAAATGGCTCAAATCCATATGAAAAACAACAGGCTCAAGGAGGCAAGGGTTCCCTTGAAGAAAGGCCTGGATCTCAGCAAGCGCCTCGTCCATTCAGAAATTAGAGCTGAACTGGTTTACCATTATGCCGCACTGCTGCTCCGTGAGGGTGAATATGATGCTGCTGAAGACTTTATCCAAAAATTTGGCATGGAATCTAAGATGGGCATTCAGAAAAGTATGTTTCATAAAATTGCAGCCGATATTTATGAGCAGAAGGGAGAGTTTCAAAAGGCCCTGGCTTCCCATAAAATTGTCAATGAGATCCATGAGAGGGTAGGTTTTTCCCAGTCTGTTCATTCCGTATTAATGCAGGAAAAAAGAGAGCTTCAGGATCAGAATCACCGCCTCAGTCTGATGAGTATCATAGGCCAGGAACTCGTTGCCAATCTGGACATCGGTAAGATTTTGGATCTTATTTACACTCAATTGAATGTCCTTATGCCGGTGGATCTACTCTCTGTAGCCATGGTGAATGAAGATGAGATAGATGTTAAATTCTCTATTAAAGAAGGGGAGAGGCTGCAGCCTTTTGTTATCCACAAGGAGAATCAGGATAGTATTTTGGCATGGTCTGTCAGAAATGACAAAGAAATTTTCATGAGAAGTATTTATGAAGAATCCAACCTATATGCTAAGGGATTTATACCTGCTGTGTTTAAGGGTGTCAGTCGGATGGAGTCTGTTATATGCCTCCCTCTTCGCTATCTTGATCAGATCGTAGGTGTTTTGACTGTGCAGTGTAACAAGAAAAACTCCTATACCACTGAGGACCTCGAAAATTTACGGGCCCTGGCAACCTATGCCGGCATAGCGCTGCGTAATGCCCGTCAGACTGAACGGATGAGTGAACTCAATGAAGACTTAAGACGCCAGTCATCCCAGGATAGCCTGACCGGCTTGGCTACCAGACGGGAGTTTGCTCGTCAATCCAGCAATATCTGGAGGATTTGCCGTAGAAACAGCT of Oceanispirochaeta crateris contains these proteins:
- a CDS encoding diguanylate cyclase domain-containing protein gives rise to the protein MNDQIELSMRDKDVRKRFFWYLSAFILITFLIISALLLGRRNQLLRDYKVHSETQVDHLGGLIESHFQSIKSDILFLPVLNEILRFKSIPNEEDKHFIEKEFLEFVRSKKIYDQIRYLDTEGNELLRINFNNGFPEIVPREELQNKSNRYYFKESVKLKEGHVYVSPIDLNKEKGAVEVPLKPMIRFGTPLYDQKIHLKGVLILNYLANVFIEDLIVSSRNEAGTFGLINEEGFWLYNDNPAEEWQFMYPESNPSGLMVSSPELWEKIVSNDRTHSFIHENSLYTSLNIQPLSQVPTIVNEQHWYLVNRVSFDEMNTSWRDFLIVLFLLTFILTLMASFPFLLAAKTVVQRNIFKEALERAALFDTLTGLPNRDFLKIAALQLIKDLDRYNQTFALLFIDLDGFKNVNDTYGHEGGDLVLKDVAGKLKNCVRDSDTVARIGGDEFVVLLHRVEGEEDCKMVARNILDSLNQALILPQGEAKVGSSIGIALALPGTTTDLESLIARADKAMYKVKDEGKGDFKIG
- a CDS encoding alpha/beta hydrolase, with product MKPLRCFVTVFILLLVTLSCRSIKPNQIKKMSPPAVMNDEKYNPFIHGAVIQDRKRLPILYATNRVPADSDSWEPHYLSTRSESVRLGVAGIGVADIDKTWDDMAMIEASRNLPRKPLLEVLDVEEYGILDTSLTLFSSNDLPQDYLELPKERFLIELKSQLRQTDIKDVFIFVHGYNVNFENPLLVTAQLWHYLGYRGSFISYGWPATPKPTAYRKDMDTASMSSRSFRLFLDFLAEQDEIHRIHILGYSSGTRVVTEALYQKALELNDLPAEEAQMKTKLGTVILSNSDMDRGQFSSYIMDGELNILERMNLYTSSKDLVLRGSQIVLSLPRMGQTMTDEELTPAIKDFFDKEEKLSIIDVSDAEKVATNGGHFYFLESPWVSSDVLLNLWTGFDPEERGLEKHENLPIWTFPDDYIERSRAVLDEFISATPSSIDIREMNE
- a CDS encoding L-fucose isomerase, with the translated sequence MNIKMNEPVNRLRGSMPKVGIRPVIDGREKGVRESLEVQTMNMAKAAAKLIEENLRHSNGLPVECVIADSTIGGVAEAADCADKFARAGVGVSLTVTPCWCYGTEVMDTDPLIPKAVWGFNGTERPGAVYLAAALAGYTQKGLPAFGIYGRDVQDSDDTSIPADVKEKVLRFTKAALAVATMRGKSYLSLGGMSMGIAGSLVNQDFLLDYLGMRTEVVDMSEIARRVEEGIFDPEEFKIALKWVKENCREQEDTVNAPEYRRSAEQREADWEYVVKMVLIGRDLMIGNPKLKELGYGEESLGHNAICGGFQGQRSWTDHYPNGDFLETILNTSFDWNGIREAFVFATENDYLNGITMLFGHLLTNTAQIFSDVRTFWSPEAIERVTSWKPEGLAKDGFIHLINSGSTTLDGAGQMNGSDGKPAMKPFWEISENDVENTMKATEFCVGDGGYFRGGGYSTDFLTKGGMPCTMSRLNYVKGQGPVLQLAEGWTVDVPKEVHEKLDVRTNPTWPTTWFVPRVSGKGSFKDVYTVMAKWGANHGAISYGHIGQDLITLCSMLRIPVCMHNVEDEGFRPSAWASFGMDEEGSDYRACSNFGPIYG
- a CDS encoding LacI family DNA-binding transcriptional regulator; this translates as MTKEQPSITVRDVAAKAGVSTATVSRVLNGDPKVRPDTAERVQKAVSLLGYRMNQVARSLKTKRTHTIGIIAPEFKNDFFMSIVTGIEDTLKQIGYSVVLCSSRENRKEEAERLQLLKEKNTEGVIIIPGSNKGEHFNIMKGTPVVLVDRLVEGFESDAVLSDNFQGSYDAVQYSLKNGATHIGFIGGKRTLTSAKERYGGYKKALQDNHRKSEPEIILFGDYHEDSGYQLMKTLMERETPPDHVFISNYFMHLGAARYLLQSDHKGLHILSFDDLPLAAFFPYASIIVAQPMERIGREAAKLLIQRINGSRADTKIIRLPTSMRILE
- a CDS encoding sensor domain-containing diguanylate cyclase, producing MDQEILTSIDTRIDDAYLLTYKSLAEAEKLVEICLDDSEQNEYFAGTINAKILLTLISVQKGESDLVRDKLSRIEEELKSFSSDDSQMRLAHVRGLYFLKDGVYRDSFDSFVKAGNLAARLGNQLFQALSANGKGFIKLGQREFQDSHHYFNAAKTFQLDLPPSIFNSVLSVNLACSLNGLNRDDEAFLLLEAALKYAQEEHAEILECSILDEMAQIHMKNNRLKEARVPLKKGLDLSKRLVHSEIRAELVYHYAALLLREGEYDAAEDFIQKFGMESKMGIQKSMFHKIAADIYEQKGEFQKALASHKIVNEIHERVGFSQSVHSVLMQEKRELQDQNHRLSLMSIIGQELVANLDIGKILDLIYTQLNVLMPVDLLSVAMVNEDEIDVKFSIKEGERLQPFVIHKENQDSILAWSVRNDKEIFMRSIYEESNLYAKGFIPAVFKGVSRMESVICLPLRYLDQIVGVLTVQCNKKNSYTTEDLENLRALATYAGIALRNARQTERMSELNEDLRRQSSQDSLTGLATRREFARQSSNIWRICRRNSFWISIIMIDLDHFKEVNDTHGHASGDEVLKKFGDELNHYFKRPLDCAARYGGEELLILAGDICPREAAMRVELLREEISSFEFESDKGKFTVNFSCGIIGEVPKLESDAGIAKLTDFADRYLYEAKNNGRNCTYLSDQADQAAKKFIISHTK
- a CDS encoding pyridoxal phosphate-dependent aminotransferase, with the protein product MAVSKKIQEMQASSSFIRKMFETGAALKSEFGAENVYDFSIGNPSALPPAEFTNILLEEAARENMHGYMPNAGYPEVRSQVAAYLTDEQNVKFRPENILMTSGAGGALNVALKTILNPGDKVLASKPCFMEYQFYCDNHGGGLELVDCLPGFDLNIEAFESVIDEKTAAVIVNSPNNPSGKVYSEKKLKELAELLERKSVEMGRRIYILCDEPYRKIIYGQVEVPSIPELYPHTMICTSYSKDLSIPGERIGFLAIAPGLEDRDHITSGAVLCNRILGYVNASSLMQRVVGRLQGMAVDVAQYQKKRDLLGQILTDCGFDLELPEGTFYLFPRAPLGDDMMVVNYLQEQNILAVPGRGFGMPGYFRLSYCVNDDMILRSEKAFKRAAQNIFG